The following are from one region of the Leptolyngbya iicbica LK genome:
- a CDS encoding GNAT family N-acetyltransferase, translating to MVTTLSVPLTQPKIITRVIDYNSEKTLIHKVRTEVFVHEQKIPAHLEIDDLDNVSQHVLATYGGHAVGAGRLTPHGRIGRVAVSRPLRRQGVGQQIMALLLELAQRNHYREVVLSAQHHAIAFYEKLGFECEGEEFLEVGIWHVTMRKQMFLC from the coding sequence ATGGTGACTACGCTATCTGTTCCCTTAACCCAGCCTAAAATTATCACGAGGGTGATTGATTATAATTCTGAAAAAACGCTAATTCATAAGGTCAGAACAGAAGTCTTTGTACATGAGCAAAAGATTCCCGCGCATCTAGAAATTGATGATCTAGATAACGTTTCACAGCATGTGTTGGCTACCTATGGGGGACATGCCGTCGGTGCTGGAAGGCTGACTCCGCATGGCAGAATTGGCCGTGTTGCAGTTTCTCGTCCACTCCGGCGTCAAGGGGTAGGGCAACAGATTATGGCGCTGCTACTGGAGCTAGCCCAACGAAATCATTATCGCGAAGTTGTGTTGTCGGCTCAGCATCATGCGATCGCATTTTATGAAAAGCTCGGCTTTGAGTGTGAGGGGGAGGAGTTTTTAGAAGTCGGCATTTGGCATGTCACTATGCGCAAGCAAATGTTTTTGTGCTGA
- the crcB gene encoding fluoride efflux transporter CrcB, with product MNFESLVSFEGIAIMFEKAHIRAAIAVSLGAISGALCRHYLSAALSQRFGIAFPWGTLGVNLSGCLVMGWLIVVFVQRGPYKPEIGLMLTTGFLGAYTTFSTYELDMANLADRSYLSSSVIYGLGSPLLGLMCLALGRFMATYLWPRAARDRPSPDES from the coding sequence GTGAACTTTGAGTCACTGGTTAGCTTTGAAGGCATTGCCATCATGTTCGAAAAAGCCCACATACGAGCGGCGATCGCCGTCAGTTTAGGCGCGATCTCCGGGGCGCTGTGCCGCCATTACCTGAGTGCCGCCCTCAGCCAGCGCTTTGGGATAGCCTTCCCTTGGGGAACTTTGGGCGTGAATCTCAGTGGTTGTCTGGTCATGGGTTGGTTAATCGTCGTTTTCGTACAGCGAGGCCCCTATAAACCTGAGATTGGGCTCATGCTCACCACCGGTTTTTTGGGCGCGTACACCACCTTTTCTACCTATGAATTAGACATGGCAAATTTAGCCGATCGCTCTTATCTGTCTTCTAGCGTCATCTATGGTCTGGGCAGTCCCCTACTGGGGTTGATGTGTTTAGCATTGGGCAGGTTCATGGCGACTTATCTTTGGCCGCGCGCGGCGCGCGATCGCCCCTCCCCTGATGAGTCTTAG
- a CDS encoding DUF1995 family protein has protein sequence MTGVPRSIEAAVDQAKEATRAAIQAGLPRIVVNLNIPELKVMPIAEQFYPLLNELELPFKMYFPDAGAAALARRDWDNPDFSIRGINEIKGRLEPDDEACLIIEPSAVEVNEVEALCNEATGKYVVMLNPKLEDIAVVGIGYAARQLRDRFLSTLETAYYLQPLTGATLLRIYPGPWQVWGETADDDYELLGEFPTKPSEEAIANLFADDSDSDDNSSSSPPRPKKGGLFTELGQFIRALTQ, from the coding sequence ATGACTGGAGTCCCCCGCAGTATCGAAGCCGCCGTTGACCAAGCCAAAGAGGCTACCCGCGCCGCGATTCAGGCCGGATTGCCCCGCATTGTGGTCAATCTCAACATTCCAGAACTCAAGGTCATGCCCATTGCCGAGCAGTTCTATCCATTGCTGAATGAGTTGGAATTACCGTTCAAAATGTATTTCCCCGATGCGGGGGCAGCGGCCTTGGCGCGCCGCGATTGGGATAATCCTGACTTCAGCATTCGCGGCATTAACGAAATCAAAGGTCGGCTAGAACCCGATGACGAAGCTTGCCTCATCATCGAACCTTCCGCCGTTGAGGTGAATGAGGTCGAAGCCCTCTGCAATGAGGCGACGGGTAAGTACGTCGTCATGCTGAATCCGAAGCTAGAAGATATTGCCGTAGTGGGGATCGGCTATGCTGCTCGTCAACTGCGCGATCGCTTTCTCAGCACCTTAGAAACTGCCTACTATTTACAACCGTTAACGGGGGCAACGCTGCTGCGCATTTACCCTGGCCCTTGGCAAGTGTGGGGCGAAACTGCGGACGATGACTATGAGCTGTTAGGCGAGTTTCCCACCAAGCCCTCCGAGGAAGCGATCGCGAATCTCTTTGCCGATGACAGCGACTCAGACGACAATTCCTCCTCCTCTCCACCGCGTCCCAAAAAAGGTGGCCTCTTTACTGAACTCGGCCAGTTCATCCGGGCACTGACGCAATAG
- a CDS encoding cysteine desulfurase family protein, which translates to MMQIYLDYSATTPTRPEAIAAMQAVMAEQWGNPSSLHEWGNRSATALEMARVQVASLINARPENIVFTAGGTEADNLAIMGIARQYATPQHLIVSSVEHSAIAEPARFLTAKGWQVTWLSVDHTGRVNPTDLAQAIRPNTVLISIIYGQSEVGTLQPIEEMGAIARARGVLFHTDAVQVAGRLPLDVQTLPVDLMSLSSHKLYGPQGAGALYIRDGIELSPLLSGGGQEGGLRSGTQAVPNIAGFGVAAALAAAEMPSETVRLIQLRDRLFHQLADVPGLEITGDPRDRLPHHASFCLTTADGDTVSGKTLVRQMDLAGIGISAGSACHSGKLSPSPILKAMGYSDRAALCGIRLTLGRQTTTADIDWTAIALRQVLARTLPCLTPANV; encoded by the coding sequence ATGATGCAAATTTATCTGGATTACAGCGCCACCACCCCCACGCGACCGGAAGCGATCGCCGCCATGCAGGCTGTGATGGCCGAACAGTGGGGCAATCCATCCAGTTTGCATGAGTGGGGCAATCGGTCAGCCACCGCATTGGAAATGGCGCGGGTGCAAGTGGCGAGTCTGATTAATGCCAGACCAGAGAATATTGTTTTCACGGCTGGGGGCACCGAGGCGGACAACCTGGCCATAATGGGTATTGCTCGCCAATACGCCACACCGCAACACTTGATCGTATCGAGCGTAGAGCATTCCGCGATCGCTGAACCTGCTCGCTTTCTAACGGCGAAGGGATGGCAAGTGACCTGGCTCTCCGTTGATCACACTGGCCGGGTGAATCCCACCGATTTAGCGCAAGCGATTCGTCCAAACACGGTACTGATCTCCATCATTTACGGTCAAAGTGAAGTCGGGACGCTACAGCCGATTGAGGAAATGGGGGCGATCGCACGAGCCCGAGGCGTGTTATTCCACACTGACGCGGTGCAAGTGGCCGGGCGACTCCCCCTCGATGTGCAAACCCTGCCGGTTGACCTGATGTCATTGTCCAGCCACAAACTCTATGGCCCGCAAGGGGCTGGGGCTTTATACATCCGTGATGGCATCGAGTTATCGCCTCTCCTGAGCGGCGGTGGACAAGAAGGGGGGCTGCGTTCGGGCACTCAGGCGGTGCCTAACATTGCCGGGTTTGGAGTCGCGGCGGCACTCGCGGCAGCTGAAATGCCCTCTGAAACGGTGCGATTAATTCAACTGCGCGATCGCCTTTTTCACCAGCTTGCCGATGTCCCAGGTTTAGAGATTACGGGCGATCCCCGCGATCGCTTGCCACACCATGCCAGTTTTTGCCTGACGACGGCAGACGGCGACACCGTCAGTGGCAAAACCCTCGTCCGCCAAATGGATTTAGCGGGCATTGGTATTAGTGCCGGGTCGGCCTGCCACAGTGGTAAGCTGAGTCCCAGCCCAATTTTGAAGGCCATGGGATACAGCGATCGGGCGGCCCTCTGTGGCATTCGCCTCACCTTGGGTCGGCAAACAACCACGGCCGACATTGACTGGACGGCGATCGCCCTGCGCCAAGTGTTAGCGCGCACCCTGCCTTGTTTAACCCCTGCCAACGTGTGA
- a CDS encoding carboxypeptidase-like regulatory domain-containing protein has product MKTLISGLLLSGSLLASSAPAAFAHAAQTDYFVDLFAEDLELEFTASFSTGEPMADAEVIVYAPGDRETPWQEAMTDEAGQFTFKPDETLVGDWRIEFERDGHQDIRIVPIDDRGIDYQNISDAGDTEFHEIAHLRMGLAALSVTSLAIGAIVLQRRSSQQ; this is encoded by the coding sequence ATGAAAACCTTGATATCGGGACTGTTACTCAGCGGCTCGCTGCTGGCGAGTAGTGCCCCTGCGGCCTTCGCTCACGCGGCCCAAACGGATTACTTTGTTGATCTCTTTGCAGAAGATCTGGAACTGGAGTTCACCGCGAGCTTTAGTACGGGTGAGCCCATGGCCGATGCTGAAGTGATTGTGTATGCGCCCGGCGATCGCGAGACCCCTTGGCAAGAAGCCATGACTGACGAAGCCGGACAATTTACCTTTAAGCCTGACGAGACGTTGGTCGGCGACTGGCGCATTGAATTTGAACGAGACGGCCACCAGGATATCCGCATCGTGCCCATCGACGATAGGGGCATCGACTATCAAAATATCAGCGACGCAGGCGACACTGAATTTCACGAAATCGCTCACCTGCGCATGGGGTTAGCCGCTCTTTCCGTCACTAGCTTGGCGATCGGCGCGATTGTGCTGCAACGGCGGAGCAGCCAGCAATAA
- a CDS encoding late competence development ComFB family protein codes for MAQAGDSYASSGYFNVMEGLVSQEVWRQIKNMPSWFRKSRRWSEVMPYALNRLPTLYASSQQGFQHQVRYAQQQLQATISQVVKDALLVTRPDPLEHRGQLKVEHLKDSEVVLQALGQVFGEPNLDWETALTKLQTLKQDTATFTELCAASAPTWTAANPYLSTQWSRRHPEVEDAERSPTAPLNSSGWENQMYRH; via the coding sequence ATGGCTCAGGCAGGCGACTCTTATGCGAGTTCAGGCTACTTCAACGTGATGGAAGGCTTGGTCTCTCAGGAGGTGTGGCGACAAATCAAAAACATGCCCAGTTGGTTTCGGAAATCTCGACGCTGGTCAGAGGTGATGCCCTACGCCCTGAACCGACTACCGACTCTATACGCTTCGAGCCAACAAGGATTTCAGCATCAAGTCCGATATGCGCAGCAACAGCTCCAAGCCACCATCAGTCAGGTTGTGAAAGATGCCTTATTGGTGACTCGACCTGATCCGCTGGAGCATCGTGGCCAGCTCAAGGTCGAGCATCTCAAAGACTCGGAAGTCGTTTTACAAGCCTTGGGTCAAGTCTTTGGGGAACCCAATTTAGATTGGGAAACCGCATTGACAAAACTCCAAACCCTGAAGCAAGACACGGCTACTTTTACCGAACTGTGTGCGGCATCCGCGCCAACGTGGACGGCAGCTAACCCATACCTGTCGACCCAATGGTCGCGTCGTCATCCAGAGGTGGAGGATGCTGAGCGATCGCCCACTGCCCCTCTGAATAGCTCAGGGTGGGAAAACCAAATGTATCGCCACTAA
- a CDS encoding DNA adenine methylase — MTIALQTRCQPRPFLKWAGGKGRLLEQYRRYFPAQFRRYHEPFLGGGAIFFHVQQFCDQAVLADLNEELVNVYRCVQADVEALIALLQRHQSAHCREYYYQMRAQTQLRSPLSRAARLIYLNKTCFNGLYRENRQGHFNVPMGRYKNPKICDEVTLRQAAIALQNTDIVCGKFTQVLDQATTAQDFVYFDPPYHPISATSSFTGYNRYGFRAEDQQRLQQTFVALAQRGVQVMLSNSDCEFIRDLYAGFHIQEIQASRAINSNAKRRGKISELVITSYPVPSI; from the coding sequence ATGACAATAGCTCTGCAAACTCGGTGTCAGCCTCGGCCCTTTCTCAAATGGGCAGGGGGCAAAGGGCGGCTATTGGAACAGTATCGTCGCTATTTTCCGGCTCAGTTTCGCCGTTATCACGAGCCCTTTTTGGGGGGCGGAGCCATCTTCTTCCATGTGCAGCAGTTCTGCGATCAGGCGGTATTAGCCGACTTGAATGAGGAATTGGTAAATGTCTATCGCTGTGTACAAGCGGATGTGGAAGCGCTCATCGCCCTCTTGCAACGCCACCAATCGGCGCACTGCCGCGAATACTACTATCAAATGCGGGCGCAAACTCAACTGCGATCGCCCTTATCCCGGGCTGCCCGTCTGATTTATCTGAACAAAACTTGCTTTAACGGCCTCTACCGCGAAAATCGTCAGGGCCATTTCAATGTCCCCATGGGTCGCTACAAAAATCCTAAAATCTGCGACGAGGTCACCCTGCGTCAGGCCGCGATCGCCTTGCAAAACACCGACATCGTCTGTGGAAAATTCACTCAGGTGCTGGATCAGGCGACAACAGCCCAGGATTTTGTTTATTTTGACCCGCCTTATCATCCCATCAGCGCCACCAGCAGCTTTACCGGCTACAACCGCTATGGCTTCCGGGCCGAAGATCAACAACGGCTCCAGCAGACCTTTGTAGCCTTAGCCCAACGCGGTGTTCAGGTGATGTTATCCAACTCCGACTGCGAGTTTATCCGCGATCTCTATGCCGGATTCCACATTCAAGAAATTCAAGCCTCCCGCGCCATCAATTCCAATGCCAAGCGCCGGGGCAAAATCTCGGAACTGGTGATCACCTCGTATCCTGTGCCGTCGATTTGA
- a CDS encoding DUF751 family protein, with product MQEFFQNVSRYPRYLISFSLGIFFNAIEPLMPLLKRPTTAIALVGLVISVFVFLTFTLRAMLGLSVA from the coding sequence ATGCAAGAGTTTTTTCAAAATGTTTCACGTTACCCCAGATATTTGATTTCTTTTAGTTTGGGGATCTTTTTCAACGCGATTGAACCACTGATGCCGCTACTCAAGCGTCCGACGACGGCGATCGCGTTGGTGGGTCTAGTGATTTCCGTCTTCGTCTTTCTGACCTTTACCCTGAGGGCCATGTTGGGGTTGTCGGTGGCCTAA
- the rbfA gene encoding 30S ribosome-binding factor RbfA translates to MANDRRVARVASLIKREVSQMLMSDIKDDRVGAGMVSVTDVEVSGDLQHAKVFVSIYGTEEARAETMAGLMAATKFVRHELGQRIRLRRTPEVLFREDLGVERGTRVLSLINQLSAERDSKEPDEEPSSDETADLEGDTDVPAATEEME, encoded by the coding sequence ATGGCTAACGATCGGCGAGTCGCCCGAGTGGCTTCCCTTATCAAGCGGGAGGTCAGCCAAATGCTGATGTCTGACATCAAAGATGATCGCGTGGGGGCGGGCATGGTCAGCGTGACCGATGTGGAAGTCTCCGGCGATTTGCAACACGCCAAAGTGTTTGTCAGCATTTACGGCACTGAGGAAGCGCGGGCGGAAACCATGGCGGGGTTGATGGCCGCTACCAAATTTGTGCGGCACGAGTTGGGGCAGCGCATTCGGCTGCGGCGCACCCCCGAAGTTTTATTTCGTGAAGACTTGGGGGTCGAACGGGGCACTCGGGTGCTGTCGTTGATCAACCAGCTCAGTGCCGAACGCGACTCAAAAGAGCCAGATGAAGAGCCGAGCAGTGATGAGACCGCTGATTTGGAGGGCGATACTGACGTGCCGGCAGCGACTGAGGAAATGGAGTGA